One genomic region from Halococcus qingdaonensis encodes:
- a CDS encoding carbohydrate ABC transporter permease, with product MAGAQASETSDEDDAGPFTRWVKKSIRNPDRTYRAMFYVVTIFFLITTLFPFYWLLVLALTPTDLVDQAGLLPAGFNPEAFITIFEQLPFHVYLFNSFVIALGTTVVVLVLASLVGYVFGRLDFPGRGILMILVLAISYFPPAAFLLPLFRLFTGNIEILGLSSPFVFNSPIGIGLPLSALFMPLSIFILTTFYGQIPDGLEDAARVEGTTRLGALFRVIIPLSAPGVATAGVLTFINVYSEFFFSYLMTDGQAQNWGPLVWGILGYQTQYAASYNLMAAASIIGVLPVAILVVIAQERIVSGLTSGALKE from the coding sequence ATGGCGGGCGCACAGGCGAGCGAGACGAGCGACGAGGACGACGCCGGTCCGTTCACGCGTTGGGTCAAGAAGTCGATTCGCAACCCCGATCGGACCTACCGGGCGATGTTCTACGTCGTCACGATCTTCTTCCTGATCACGACGCTGTTCCCGTTCTACTGGCTGCTGGTGCTCGCGCTCACCCCGACGGATCTCGTCGATCAGGCAGGACTGCTTCCGGCGGGGTTCAACCCCGAGGCGTTCATCACCATCTTCGAGCAGCTGCCGTTCCACGTCTATCTGTTCAACAGTTTCGTCATTGCCCTCGGGACCACGGTCGTCGTCCTCGTGTTGGCGAGCCTCGTCGGCTACGTCTTCGGCCGGCTGGATTTCCCCGGCCGGGGTATCCTGATGATCCTCGTGCTCGCCATCTCCTATTTCCCGCCGGCGGCGTTCCTCCTGCCGCTGTTCAGGCTCTTCACGGGCAACATCGAGATCTTGGGGTTGAGCAGTCCGTTCGTGTTCAACTCGCCGATCGGCATCGGCCTGCCGCTCAGCGCGCTGTTCATGCCGTTGTCGATCTTCATCCTCACCACCTTCTACGGGCAGATCCCCGACGGGTTGGAGGACGCCGCGCGCGTGGAGGGCACGACCCGGCTGGGGGCGCTGTTCCGGGTGATCATTCCGCTGTCGGCACCCGGCGTGGCGACCGCGGGCGTGCTCACCTTCATCAACGTCTACAGCGAGTTCTTCTTCTCGTATCTGATGACCGACGGCCAGGCACAGAACTGGGGCCCGCTCGTCTGGGGCATTCTCGGCTATCAGACCCAGTACGCGGCATCGTACAACCTGATGGCGGCCGCGAGCATCATCGGCGTGTTGCCGGTGGCGATCCTCGTGGTGATCGCCCAGGAACGAATCGTCAGCGGCCTCACCAGCGGCGCACTCAAGGAGTGA
- a CDS encoding substrate-binding domain-containing protein, with protein sequence MRESITHGGGDRSRRTFLRTAGASGAAVALAGCIAGGSQTDANTVRWVTDSTGADNAGAIRKALWNAGLSKDIYLDVIAGPQNTGTRQSQYTRWLSAGLEDPDLLMMDNGWALNFINRDQLLNLSDNLPERVLKKVNNDYFQASVETARGDDGDLYAVPLFPDFPTMLYRKDLVKQAGYNPEQENWATESMRWKKFSKVVADTKQQAGLQYGFSFQGNLYEGLACCDFNEFMTSWGGAYFGGRDTLFGPIGKRPVTVGEKPVVDAVKMVRTFIFGSNAPNTLDGYEQISPNAVLGWIEDSSLGPFTGGNAVALRNWPYAIATAGADDALGTQKLGVMPIPYAVSENKSKYKNIGGPVAALGGWHMTVNPNSSQRGKALQVIEAMTQPSFQLKLFELTGWLPPNQKVLDSRQAKQVPIVGNYIEQLRVAGENAIPRPVSVVWPQQSGQIAQQVHAGLSGDKPPKRAMNELKDQLAAIENYNR encoded by the coding sequence ATGCGTGAGTCCATCACACATGGGGGTGGTGATCGCTCCCGTCGCACCTTCCTGCGGACCGCGGGCGCGTCGGGAGCTGCGGTCGCGCTCGCCGGCTGCATCGCCGGCGGCAGCCAAACCGATGCGAACACCGTCCGGTGGGTGACCGATTCGACCGGGGCGGACAACGCGGGCGCGATACGGAAAGCGCTCTGGAACGCGGGGCTGTCGAAGGACATCTATCTCGACGTCATCGCCGGGCCCCAGAACACGGGTACGCGCCAGTCGCAGTACACCCGGTGGCTCTCGGCCGGACTCGAGGATCCCGACCTCCTGATGATGGACAACGGCTGGGCGCTCAACTTCATCAACCGCGACCAGCTGCTCAACCTCAGCGACAACCTGCCCGAGCGCGTCCTGAAGAAGGTCAACAACGACTACTTCCAGGCCAGCGTCGAGACTGCCAGAGGCGACGATGGCGATCTCTATGCGGTACCGCTGTTCCCTGACTTCCCGACGATGCTCTACCGGAAGGATCTGGTGAAACAGGCGGGCTACAACCCCGAACAGGAGAACTGGGCGACGGAGTCGATGCGCTGGAAGAAGTTCTCGAAGGTCGTCGCCGACACGAAGCAGCAGGCGGGCCTCCAGTACGGCTTCTCCTTCCAGGGCAACCTCTACGAAGGGCTCGCCTGCTGTGACTTCAACGAGTTCATGACGAGCTGGGGCGGGGCGTACTTCGGCGGTCGGGATACCCTGTTCGGCCCGATCGGCAAACGCCCGGTGACGGTGGGCGAGAAGCCGGTCGTCGATGCGGTGAAGATGGTGCGGACGTTCATCTTCGGGTCGAACGCGCCCAACACGCTGGACGGCTACGAGCAGATCTCGCCCAACGCGGTGCTCGGCTGGATCGAGGACTCCTCGTTGGGCCCGTTCACCGGCGGGAACGCGGTCGCGCTGCGCAACTGGCCGTACGCGATCGCGACCGCCGGTGCCGACGACGCGCTCGGCACACAGAAACTCGGCGTGATGCCGATCCCCTACGCCGTTTCCGAGAACAAATCGAAGTACAAGAACATCGGCGGGCCGGTGGCCGCTCTCGGCGGCTGGCATATGACCGTCAACCCGAACTCGTCTCAGCGTGGGAAGGCGCTCCAGGTCATCGAGGCGATGACCCAGCCGTCCTTCCAGCTCAAACTGTTCGAACTCACCGGCTGGCTCCCGCCGAACCAGAAAGTGCTCGACTCGCGGCAGGCGAAGCAGGTGCCGATCGTCGGCAACTACATCGAACAGCTGCGCGTCGCCGGCGAGAACGCGATCCCGCGCCCGGTAAGCGTCGTCTGGCCACAACAGTCCGGCCAGATCGCCCAGCAGGTCCACGCGGGTCTCTCCGGCGACAAGCCACCGAAACGGGCGATGAACGAACTGAAAGACCAGCTCGCGGCGATCGAGAACTACAACCGATAA
- a CDS encoding carbohydrate ABC transporter permease, whose product MATEPSTEAGRRSGVYARAVRWLENLSETAFAYLLLAPAFLLLVVIAFWPLLSTFRMSLFADSISGAAQLGEFVGLENYINLLTGQLDTVALPQPFFDPSAPFQSALIVTFIFTIVSVFFETIIGLGQALVLDQKFRGRRWVRVAIIIPWAVPIVIQGMMFYLLFRSGIGPGVAVVEALGGSTSPLVNSAEALPIIILADIWKTTAFMALLILAGLQSVDRSLYDVAKVAGATKWQQFKTITFPLVLPTVLVAMLFRTIAAMRIYGLIETTASCTTVPSLSCLVVTTFSTRRYGTASAVAFVTAAIIGIVVSVYIVRYWQGSEGGV is encoded by the coding sequence ATGGCAACTGAACCATCGACCGAGGCCGGACGACGCTCCGGCGTATATGCACGCGCGGTCCGCTGGCTCGAAAACCTGAGCGAGACGGCGTTCGCCTACTTGCTTCTGGCACCGGCCTTCCTCCTGCTCGTGGTGATCGCCTTCTGGCCGCTGTTGAGCACCTTCCGGATGTCGCTGTTCGCCGACAGCATCAGCGGCGCGGCCCAGCTCGGCGAGTTCGTCGGGCTGGAGAACTACATCAACCTGCTCACGGGACAGCTCGACACTGTGGCGCTGCCACAGCCGTTTTTCGACCCGAGCGCGCCGTTCCAGAGCGCGCTCATCGTGACGTTCATTTTCACCATCGTCAGCGTCTTCTTCGAAACGATCATCGGGCTCGGCCAGGCGCTGGTGCTCGATCAGAAGTTCCGGGGCCGGCGCTGGGTTCGCGTCGCCATCATCATCCCGTGGGCGGTGCCGATCGTCATTCAGGGGATGATGTTCTACCTGCTGTTCCGATCGGGGATCGGCCCCGGCGTCGCCGTCGTCGAGGCGCTCGGCGGATCGACGTCGCCGCTGGTCAACAGCGCCGAGGCGCTACCGATCATCATCCTCGCCGATATCTGGAAGACCACCGCGTTCATGGCGCTGTTGATCCTCGCGGGGCTCCAGAGCGTCGATCGCAGCCTCTACGACGTGGCGAAGGTCGCCGGCGCAACGAAGTGGCAGCAGTTCAAGACGATCACGTTCCCGCTGGTGTTGCCGACGGTGCTGGTCGCGATGTTGTTCCGGACCATCGCCGCGATGCGGATCTACGGGCTGATCGAGACGACGGCGAGCTGTACGACGGTCCCCTCGTTGTCCTGTCTCGTCGTCACGACCTTCAGCACCCGACGGTACGGGACCGCCTCGGCGGTGGCGTTCGTGACGGCGGCGATCATCGGCATCGTCGTCTCGGTCTACATCGTCAGATACTGGCAGGGTTCGGAGGGGGGCGTCTGA
- a CDS encoding universal stress protein yields the protein MALETVLLALGPGDAERVDRLAEETIDIAGPSGATVVLGHVFTESEYERAIDRLGFDPTATEVSPQEVAGRHATVRDLAERLEAAGVAVAVGGAIGEHGESIVGLAEESGADMVIVGGRQRSPAGKAVFGSTAQTVMLSAPCPVTFVRADTS from the coding sequence ATGGCACTCGAAACCGTTCTCCTGGCACTCGGACCGGGTGACGCCGAGCGCGTCGATAGATTGGCCGAGGAGACGATCGACATCGCTGGTCCGTCCGGGGCGACGGTCGTTCTGGGTCACGTCTTCACCGAGTCCGAGTACGAGCGCGCCATCGACCGGTTGGGGTTTGATCCCACGGCCACCGAGGTGTCGCCACAGGAGGTGGCGGGTCGCCACGCGACGGTTCGCGACCTCGCCGAGCGGCTCGAAGCGGCGGGCGTCGCCGTCGCCGTCGGCGGCGCGATCGGCGAACACGGCGAGAGCATCGTCGGGTTAGCCGAGGAGTCGGGAGCCGACATGGTCATCGTCGGCGGGCGGCAGCGCTCGCCGGCCGGGAAGGCGGTGTTCGGCTCGACGGCACAGACGGTGATGCTCTCGGCACCCTGCCCGGTGACGTTCGTCCGGGCGGATACGTCGTGA